From Nicotiana tabacum cultivar K326 chromosome 22, ASM71507v2, whole genome shotgun sequence, one genomic window encodes:
- the LOC107798909 gene encoding fimbrin-2, whose product MAGYVGVFVSDPWLQNQFTQVELRRLKSHFNAMKRENGGLKLADLPSKMARLKHVDENLAEQERETFLRDSYKNLDEDVDFELFLQVYLKIQAHAAARMGCTAKSSSAFVKSATSTLLHTISESEKASYVAHINSYLADDEFLKKYLPVDPSSNDLFEIAKDGVLICKLINVAVPGTIDERAINMKRMLNPWERNENHTLCLNSAKAIGCTLVNIGTQDFIEGRRHLVLGVISQIIKIQLLADLNLKKTPQLMELVDDSKDVEELMSLPPEKILLRWMNFQLKKAKYEKTVTNFSSDIKDGEAYAHLLNVLAPEHTNPTTLTTKDHLARAKLVLEHADRMGCKRYLTAKDIVEGSPNLNLAFVAHIFQHRNGLSTQTKQISFLEISPDEAQMSREERAFRFWINSLGNSAYIDNVFEDLRNGWLLLETLDKVSPGIVNWKIATKPPIKMPFRKVENCNQVVKIGKQLKFSLVNIAGNDIVQGNKKLILAYLWQLMRCNMLQLLKNLRFHSNGKEITDADILEWSNSKVRNSGSKSRMASFKDKSLSDGIFFLELLSAVHPRAVNWSLVTKGETEEQKKMNATYIISIARKLGCSIFLLPEDLIEVNQKMILTLTASIMYWHLKQPMEDQTCTSSDSDSSSVDTTSTLTLDDTASECSMDENSNR is encoded by the exons ATGGCTGGATATGTAGGTGTTTTTGTATCTGATCCATGGCTTCAGAATCAGTTCACTCAGGTCGAACTTCGGCGTTTGAAATCTCAT TTCAATGCGATGAAGAGAGAAAATGGAGGTTTGAAGCTCGCGGACTTACCTTCCAAAATGGCGAGATTAAAACACGTGGATGAGAATCTTGCGGAGCAAGAAAGAGAAACGTTTCTGAGAGATTCCTATAAAAACTTGGACGAAGACGTTGATTTCGAGCTATTTCTTCAG GTTTATTTGAAAATCCAAGCACATGCTGCTGCAAGGATGGGATGTACTGCAAAAAGTTCATCAGCTTTTGTTAAGTCAGCAACTTCTACATTGCTCCACACCATCAGTGAATCTGAGAAGGCATCATATGTTGCACATATTAACAGCTATCTCGCTGATGATGAGTTTTTGAAGAAATACCTTCCTGTTGATCCGTCAAGTAATGATCTCTTTGAGATTGCAAAGGATGGAGTTCTTATTTG CAAGCTTATCAATGTGGCAGTACCTGGAACAATCGATGAACGGGCAATAAATATGAAGAGAATGCTGAATCCTTGGGAAAGGAATGAAAATCATACCTTGTGCCTCAACTCTGCTAAGGCAATTGGATGTACTCTAGTCAATATAGGCACTCAAGATTTTATTGAAGGAAGG AGGCATCTTGTTCTTGGAGTGATATCTCAGATTATTAAG ATTCAACTATTGGCAGATCTCAACTTAAAGAAAACACCTCAGTTGATGGAGTTAGTTGATGATAGCAAG GATGTAGAGGAGCTGATGAGTCTACCTCCAGAAAAAATCTTGCTTAGATGGATGAATTTTCAATTGAAGAAAGCTAAATATGAGAAAACTGTGACAAACTTCTCATCTGACATAAAG GACGGAGAAGCTTATGCTCACCTCTTAAATGTTCTTGCCCCAGAGCACACTAATCCTACCACACTCACTACGAAAGACCATTTAGCAAGAGCGAAGTTGGTTTTGGAACATGCGGATAGGATGGGTTGCAAAAGATACTTAACAGCAAAAGATATTGTGGAAGGTTCTCCAAATCTTAACCTTGCATTTGTGGCACATATCTTTCAGCATAG GAATGGGCTATCAACTCAAACTAAGCAAATATCCTTTCTGGAGATTTCACCGGATGAAGCTCAAATGTCCAGGGAAGAGAGAGCTTTCCGCTTTTGGATCAATAGTCTTGGAAATTCAGCTTACATAGATAATGTTTTTGAAGATCTCAGAAATGG ATGGTTGCTTTTAGAGACACTTGACAAGGTGTCTCCTGGAATTGTTAATTGGAAAATTGCTACTAAGCCTCCAATTAAGATGCCCTTCAGAAAAGTAGAGAATTGCAACCAAGTTGTGAAGATTGGGAAACAACTGAAGTTTTCTCTTGTAAATATTGCTGGAAATGACATTGTACAAGGAAATAAGAAATTAATATTGG CTTACTTGTGGCAGTTAATGCGATGCAACATGCTTCAGCTCTTGAAGAATTTGAGATTTCATTCCAATGGGAAGGAAATCACTGATGCAGATATTTTAGAGTGGTCCAACAGCAAAGTAAGAAATTCAGGAAGCAAGAGTCGCATGGCTAGTTTTAAG GATAAGAGTTTGTCGGATGGCATCTTTTTCCTTGAGCTGCTTAGTGCTGTACACCCTCGAGCTGTTAACTGGAGTCTTGTTACAAAAGGAGAAACTG AGGAGCAGAAGAAGATGAACGCAACCTACATTATCAGTATTGCAAGGAAACTTGGATGTTCAATATTTTTGTTACCCGAAGATCTGATTGAG GTAAATCAAAAGATGATCCTCACACTCACAGCAAGTATAATGTATTGGCACTTGAAACAACCAATGGAAGATCAAACCTGTACATCTTCAGATAGTGATAGTAGCTCAGTCGACACAACTTCAACCTTAACGTTGGATGATACTGCTTCCGAGTGTTCAATGGATGAAAACAGCAACAGATAA
- the LOC107798910 gene encoding protein AE7-like isoform X1: protein MKNSFRSQDLGVVLPRQHPLLPPSAFVARSPSFPLSNTRIQIGNRTHIFASRLILYRPDVKMVSELINANPIVYEKKERRARSGQSVDEYAAETIDQLEIFDYLRDIKDPEHPYSLEELKVITEDAIEVDDERSYVRVTFTPTVEHCSMATIIGLCLRVKLMRSLPSRYKVDIRVAPGTHATEAAVNKQLNDKERVAAALENPNLVDMVDECLAPSLE from the exons ATGAAGAACAGTTTTAGGTCCCAAGATTTAGGAGTTGTTCTTCCCCGCCAACATCCGCTTCTTCCACCATCTGCCTTCGTAGCTCGCTCTCCTTCTTTCCCCTTGTCAAATACACGTATTCAGATTGGAAATCGAACTC ACATCTTTGCTTCCAGGTTAATCTTATATAGGCCGGACGTGAAAATGGTTTCTGAATTGATAAATGCCAACCCCATTGTGTATGAAAAGAAGGAGCGTCGAGCTAGGAGTGGTCAAAGTGTGGATGAATATGCAGCTGAAACTATCGACCAGCTCGAAATTTTTG ACTATCTTAGAGATATAAAAGATCCAGAGCATCCCTATTCTCTGGAAGAGCTGAAAGTTATAACAGAAGATGCCATTGAGGTAGATGACGAGCGAAGCTATGTAAG GGTCACATTCACGCCAACTGTTGAACATTGCAGCATGGCAACCATTATTGGATTATGCTTGCGTGTGAAACTTATGCGATCTTTGCCTTCACGTTATAAG GTAGATATTAGAGTAGCACCTGGCACTCACGCTACAGAAGCTGCAG TAAATAAGCAGTTGAACGATAAAGAACGGGTAGCTGCAGCATTGGAAAATCCTAACCTTGTCGATATGGTAGACGAATGCCTTGCTCCATCTCTTGAATGA
- the LOC107798910 gene encoding protein AE7-like isoform X2, which produces MVSELINANPIVYEKKERRARSGQSVDEYAAETIDQLEIFDYLRDIKDPEHPYSLEELKVITEDAIEVDDERSYVRVTFTPTVEHCSMATIIGLCLRVKLMRSLPSRYKVDIRVAPGTHATEAAVNKQLNDKERVAAALENPNLVDMVDECLAPSLE; this is translated from the exons ATGGTTTCTGAATTGATAAATGCCAACCCCATTGTGTATGAAAAGAAGGAGCGTCGAGCTAGGAGTGGTCAAAGTGTGGATGAATATGCAGCTGAAACTATCGACCAGCTCGAAATTTTTG ACTATCTTAGAGATATAAAAGATCCAGAGCATCCCTATTCTCTGGAAGAGCTGAAAGTTATAACAGAAGATGCCATTGAGGTAGATGACGAGCGAAGCTATGTAAG GGTCACATTCACGCCAACTGTTGAACATTGCAGCATGGCAACCATTATTGGATTATGCTTGCGTGTGAAACTTATGCGATCTTTGCCTTCACGTTATAAG GTAGATATTAGAGTAGCACCTGGCACTCACGCTACAGAAGCTGCAG TAAATAAGCAGTTGAACGATAAAGAACGGGTAGCTGCAGCATTGGAAAATCCTAACCTTGTCGATATGGTAGACGAATGCCTTGCTCCATCTCTTGAATGA